In Plasmodium vivax chromosome 14, whole genome shotgun sequence, the genomic window aaaaattattcctcGCAGACGTGGTATCATTCGTGTTCTTAATCAAAATGTCATCAAAGCAGGACTTCCTTGGGTACAGCGGGCACTTGCTATAAACTAACCAAAAGGAAGACTCCCTTTTCAGGTGATCAAGGATCCTCGTCGTTACATCCTGGATGGGGTGATTCTTAATCGTGTACACATATTTAAATCTGCCATAATTTATCATGTCATTTTTCACGTGGTAACTGTTGCTCAGTTTCGACAGCGTCAACTTGCTTATGCAGTGCTGCGGGGGGTTAACGCCGCTGTAGCAGCGCCTCAGTTGCGTGGAAAAGGCGGCTATTAAAAAGGTGTGGAGGGCAAAGAAGAGGCGCATTTCAGAGGTGGGAGGGAAGGGGAAGGCCGCCGGGGGAGGGATCCGCAAATCGAGCTAAGCGGCGGAGTTTCATCGTTCCTTCTGCATATCCCCATTCTgcattttctcaaaattgggagagagaaaagaagaaatgccTGAATAATGGTCAGCACAATTTCGCGCTTTTcaacaaaatggctattttttttttttttttttttttttcccaattttgccTGAACCGTTCATACGGAAATGCGGCGATTTGCAACCTCGAGCTGTTCAGCGGTTTGTTGTAAGGGGACACACAGAAGGGGCATACACATGGGAGGCGCAGCCTGCGAGCAGGGCACACTCGACAAACGGCGCGCCACACGCGACATGCGTAAGGGTAAAATATGGAACTGCTTCCCAGTCGATACAGCATTGCTCCACGCGCGTTCGCGTCGCTGCGCCCTCGAGTTGAGAaaagtgaattaaaaaaaccaAACCAAGTTGGGAAGGCTCAAATTAGGCGTggaattttccccttttgagatTCATACCGCCCGGAATGTGCAACGGGGTGAGTAACCGCGGGGCGGATAAACCATGGCGCTGTCATACGCGCTCGAGAGAGCAATTAAACGCAGGGGCTCCTGCGGGAATGGTTAAttatcttaaaaaatgaaaaggcacAGGGGCACGCCGCACAACTGTTGCAAGTACAACTGCGTTTGCACATGCGCATATGTTTGCTTATTAgggggtcaaaaaaaaaaagaaaaattgacaagggggaaaataaagcggcttacggggggggaagaggagcaCCCCGTCAACGCGCAGGGAGGCAACGGTGCAGTGTTCACGTCTTTTCTGCTAATCTGTTCTGCTAATCTGTTCTGCTAATCTGTTCTGCTAATCTGTTCTGCTAATCTGTTCTGCTAATCTGTTCTGCTAATCTGTTCGGTCTCTCCGCGGTGTCAGCCGTGTGGGGATGCTTCCCACAAGCAGTTCCTCCTCATCGAAGTGGTATCCGTCGTCTTCATCCGCTTCACCGTTTTCATCCTCTGCAACGTTTTCCCCTCCTACTCGTCGTAGTTGTAcccgtcgtcctcctcctcgtcctcctcgtcctcctcatcctcctcatcgtcctcctcctcatcctcgtcttcctcctcatcctcttcatcctctaGGTCGtcctcatcctcctcatcgtccaGATGGTCCATTTTCCTCTTGTACCCTCCCGCGCGTCTATGCTTCTGCAGATAGTTAGGCGAGCTGATGCTGGCGTCTAGGATGCCCTTGTCCTTCTTCTCACTATCGACCATCATACACTCGGTGGTCAAAACCATGCTGGCTATACTACagctatttttaataacgCTTATGATCACATTTGTGCTGTCAATAATTCCATTTTCAACCATATTAACAAACTTATTTGTATTTACATCGTAGCCGAATCCGTATTTGTCTTTTGCATTTAAAATGATTTTCACGACGTTTTCCCCATTCACTCCTGCGTTGTCTGCAATTTGTTTGGTGATTACATCTAAGCTGTGCACTACAATGTTGGCTCCCATTTTTCGGAGCTCCATTTCGGATTCTAGATTGCCTACTAAATCTAGGTACTTCTTATCCTCTTGGTTGCCCATGTTTTGAAGCTCTTCTTCAATTTTCTTGTGTATTTCGCTTAGGAAATTggattttattatttcgaGGTAAGTGACTCCTCCTCCTGGGACGTACCCAATGTCGATTGCGCTCTTCACTGCGTTGGTAGCATCCTCGTATTTGaacttcctctccttctgctccGTTTCTGTGTTTCCTCCTATTAATATTTTGGCTATTCCACCTGACAGGGCAGCTATTCGCTCGTTCAGTTTCTCCTTATCATATTTGGAGGTCgtttcttcaaattctttCTTTAACACTTTAACCCTCTCGTCTATCTGCTGTTTGTACTCCTCCTTGGTGATCAGACTCGTTCTGTCCTTCTTGACGATGAGGGTGTTTGCACTTCCCAGCAGGGTGAGGTAGTTGTTATCGAAGGAGCTCATGTTGTTGTGCAGGCTGTTCAGGTCCAGGCCCACGTCCGCGCTTATGTACTTGCTGTTCGTCACGGTGCAGAGGTCCTTCAGGTAGTCCTTGCGCCTGTCCCCGAAGGAGGGGGCTCTTATGGGCacctgcaggggggtggTGGTAGTAGCGGTGGTATTAGCGGTGGTGTTAGCGGTAGTAGCGGTGGTATTAGCGGTGGTATtagcggtggtagcggcAGTTGGTGGGGGGGCTCTCTCCCTCAAAGGGATGGGCTGCTCATCGGGGGGTTTTCCCCATGTGGGAGGGCGGTACCATAGAAGTGACCCTGCCTTAGGGGTCACTCTACTTCTGCGCCCTCTCCGATTCGTTCTGCCTCCGCTTTCTTtgggcgcaaaaaaggggggaattttGCGCAGCTCCGCGTGGAGGGGTAGCAGAGTAGTGACTAGCGACTAGCGGCGTAGCCGGTTAACCGCTCAaccaaccgcttaaccgctcatccgctttgccgcttcccaaCTTACCACTTTGATGGCGCCCTTGAGCTTGTTTATGATGAGGGTCTGGAGCACCTCGTTGCTGAAGTCGTCGGCGATGATGCAGAGGGGCTGCTTGTTCTTGGCGAAGATCTCCAGGATGGGTAAAATGGACTGAATGTTATCTACGTTCTGGTCCGTAATGAGGGTAGAGACATTGTTGTATTCTATGTGgtctttattttcattatatagAAGGTAGGGGTTAATAATTCCGCGGTCAAAATTATAGCCCTCAGTGAATTCTAGCTTATCATTTATATCTGCGTTATCGTCCAGAATGATGGCCGCATTTTTGCCGAGCTTGTCGTAGGCATTAGCGATGATACTGCCCATATGGGTATCATTATTACTTGCAATGGTGGCGATGTTAAGAATGTCTTTATACGTTTTTATGGGAGTGGAAAGAGACTTTATCTTTTCTATAATCATTTTTGAAGCTAGCTGTATACCTCTTTGTATTGGTATCGGGTTGTGGTTCCTATTAACTTGGTCGATGCCTTTCCTTGTGATGGTGGCTGTCATTAGGGCTGTGGAGCTCGTGCCATCTCCTGCCTTGTCATTTGATATGTTGGTACTCTCCTGCATGAGTTTAACTCCATTGTTTCTCTTCCTATCCTTTagagatatattttttgcaatcgTCACTCCGTCGTTTATGATTAGGGGACTTCCATACTCCTTTTCGAGGAGGACGTTCCTTCCTCTCGGCCCTAATGTCAGCTTCACTACATCTGAGACGGTTAGAATGCCTCGTAGCAACTCGTTTCTGCACTCGTTTCCGTAGATAATGTCCTTGCCCTTCACTTTATTTTCGGtcatttttaccttcacGTAGTTTTCCTTCCGCCTGCTTATCAACTTGCTGTTGATGTACTTGAGCCTCCTGTTGAGGAGCCCCCTGCGCCGGCCGCTCACTcccctcttccgcttcaCGCCTTGCCCGCACTGCAGCAGGCAGCCCACCAGGGCCACCAGCAGGAGCGCCGCTGCCTGCCGCACGTTcatcaggggggggggggcggcctATCCGGCTGGACTAGTGCACACGTGTGGGCTGTTTAAGTGGGGTAGTGCACACGTGTGGGCTGTTTAAGTGGGGTAGTGCACACGTGTGGGCTGTTTAAGTGGGGTAGTGCACACGTGTGGGCTGTTTAAGTGGGGTAGTGCACACGTGTGGGCTGTTTAGGTGGGGTAGTGCACACGTGTGGGCTGTTTAAGTGGAATAGCTCGCACGTGCGGCCTCTTTACGTGGATGAGTTAGCACGTTCGGCCCGTTTCTCCTCACTGGCTACGCCTCCCACCGCTGTAACTCTGTAGGAGAGCCGCGCACGTGCCTACACCTTTGCAGGTGTGCAAGAAGGCTGGGTTTAGGGGCTACGTTGCAGTCACTGTTTGGGACCACTCCCGGGGGTTAGGCTCATTTGTGTAGGGGGTTTGCCCAAACGGTGCGCCTACAGTTGGGCGGATCTCTCTACATGAGGGGCTCCTCAAACGGGGAGCTTCACCAAATGGGTCAGGTTCAATACCGAGTGACTCGAATTACACTTGTGCCTCGACTGAGCGGGGAGTTACTCTcatgcgggggggagggaagtcGCTCGTGGAGATTTGTTcgcagcgtttttttttttttttatcactacTATGTTGCTACGTTGCTACGTTGCTACGTTGCTACGTTACTTTGTTGCCACTTCGTTACTGCGTTGTGTCACttgaaagggagaaaaaaggagagcactCGCGAGTGGAGAAGCATACGCGAGGGCTGTGCAGAGCAAACACGTGCACGCATGTGTCACCTCGAAGGAACGCCCCTTCTACCTGCTGGGGGCAGGGCCACTGCGCGAGAAAACGCGCCACTTTCTCCGGTCATGCTGCCCCGGCTGCTCCCTGCGGGAAGAAGCGGGGCGACGTCACCGCCGAGTGCTTTGCGGCATTCGCGGCACTTGCGGCATTTGCGGCACACCCGCCTGCGCAGGGGACTGgggccgctcccccgcaGGTTAACCTGTGTAGGAGCTTTCCCGTAGGTCAATCCATGTAGGCGCCCTCCAGCAGGTTAATCCAACCTGATGCTCTCCCTGAGGCTGCCCACCTCGACGCTCACCCATGTGTGCGCGGGCTGGTCACCCTCCCCGGTGCCCTTCATTTCTGCTGCACGTGTTTCCCGTTTGGGCCATGTCAGCGCACAAGGGATCCCCTGGGGGCGTCCTTCGCCTGTTTTCCGGCTGGCCTGGCCTCCCCGGGTAGGCGCGCCCCTGGTAGGTACACCCCTGATAGGTATTCCCCTGGTAGGTACTCCCCAGATAGGTTATACCCCCCCGTTGGCACTTCCCCAGATTGGTATCCCCCgcaatgatatttttttttttttttttccacgcaCAAATACTTCTCGTTCACACGgatgcttcttcccctgtgCCTTCGCTCCATTCTCCGTTAactcgttttttcccccgcggGAATGCCTCACAGTTTGACCGCCTCACAGCTCGACCGCATCGTTCGCTCCCCGCCGGGCCAACCACCTCGCGGACTCGAATAAGTGAAGAGGCTGCTGGCCAGGAATTACACCCGTTGATAAGGCTTGCTTGCACGGTTATctgcacgtatgtacgtgTGCGCCTGTTTGAGTGGCACCCAAAAGGAGACGACCCCCTTTAAAGGGCTAAGTTCCCCCAGATTCACGCTCACCTTAGCTGCACATCCCTTTACACACAATTGACGACGGGTCGCTCCAACCCCTACGACATACTGCGCACACGCGTCCCTCAGTGAGGCCTCAAAAATTTATTCTCCCCTGCCGCTTGCTCAGCAGGAGGAACACAGTGGGCagggcccccccccaaaggtaTCGCGCCGCTAATCCGTGGGTACCCACATGTGCGCACTAAGCATATTTCGGTTGAGGggcgaaacggaaaaaaaagaaggaagcaCATCAAACGTAACGTAGCAACAGAGCGATCGTCCACTTGCGCGGAGGCGGGTCTTCCAAATGACCCACAATCGGTCGCCACACCCTTTTAATCCCAAACTGTGTGTACTCCCCCCTCTCTTCGTAGAACTTAAGACTCCAAAATGAGCGCTGTTGTGAGCAGAACGAGGGTGGCCTTCTTTCCCGGGCGGAGGCACTTTTCATCAAAGAAGGAGTAACCAACTTGGGCGCGCCGAGGGCGGCGGCGCTCGCACGGGCAACACAGAATGGTGTTTCGCCCCCAGTGGACTTTGTTTGCCTACCCGCATGGGTGGTCCGCATGGGTGGTCCGCATGGGTGGTCAGCATGGCTTCCCCGCATTGGTGCCCGTTTCGCTTCGCCATGTTGATGGGCCACTCTCCCGTTGTATTCACTTCCCaattcccccctccccctacttctccccccccacagctACGACGTAATCGTGATAGGCGGCGGGCCGGGGGGGTACGTGTGCAGCATCCGGTGCGCGCAGAACAAGCTGAACGTC contains:
- a CDS encoding chaperonin CPN60, mitochondrial precursor, putative (encoded by transcript PVX_100550A; Apicoplast targeted protein. Curated by Stuart Ralph, Walter and Eliza Hall Institute of Medical Research, Australia.); protein product: MNVRQAAALLLVALVGCLLQCGQGVKRKRGVSGRRRGLLNRRLKYINSKLISRRKENYVKVKMTENKVKGKDIIYGNECRNELLRGILTVSDVVKLTLGPRGRNVLLEKEYGSPLIINDGVTIAKNISLKDRKRNNGVKLMQESTNISNDKAGDGTSSTALMTATITRKGIDQVNRNHNPIPIQRGIQLASKMIIEKIKSLSTPIKTYKDILNIATIASNNDTHMGSIIANAYDKLGKNAAIILDDNADINDKLEFTEGYNFDRGIINPYLLYNENKDHIEYNNVSTLITDQNVDNIQSILPILEIFAKNKQPLCIIADDFSNEVLQTLIINKLKGAIKVVPIRAPSFGDRRKDYLKDLCTVTNSKYISADVGLDLNSLHNNMSSFDNNYLTLLGSANTLIVKKDRTSLITKEEYKQQIDERVKVLKKEFEETTSKYDKEKLNERIAALSGGIAKILIGGNTETEQKERKFKYEDATNAVKSAIDIGYVPGGGVTYLEIIKSNFLSEIHKKIEEELQNMGNQEDKKYLDLVGNLESEMELRKMGANIVVHSLDVITKQIADNAGVNGENVVKIILNAKDKYGFGYDVNTNKFVNMVENGIIDSTNVIISVIKNSCSIASMVLTTECMMVDSEKKDKGILDASISSPNYLQKHRRAGGYKRKMDHLDDEEDEDDLEDEEDEEEDEDEEEDDEEDEEDEEDEEEDDGYNYDE